The Faecalibacterium prausnitzii genome includes a window with the following:
- a CDS encoding DUF4194 domain-containing protein yields MAETNKLLEETANYLLNHCFLLGSVEDQRSKYLYVQDHLNEVRAVFAPLGYAVLLYPAPLQAAALVNEHEGSQARLLKYESILLLVLRLLYLQKRESLSASADQVLVTVEEVQAELQKMNLPRRLDQLTLEKLLRTLRRYNLARPVGRLTGLDSRIEVFPTVLLALPDADLADAAAESSRTRNELALYERPEGESSAEDEE; encoded by the coding sequence ATGGCCGAAACGAATAAACTGCTGGAAGAGACCGCAAACTATCTGCTCAACCACTGCTTTCTGCTGGGCAGTGTGGAGGACCAGCGGTCGAAGTATCTCTATGTGCAGGACCACCTGAACGAGGTGCGGGCCGTGTTCGCGCCGCTGGGCTATGCGGTCCTGCTCTACCCGGCCCCGCTGCAGGCGGCGGCGCTCGTCAACGAGCACGAGGGCAGCCAGGCCCGGCTGCTGAAATACGAGAGCATCCTGCTGCTGGTGCTGCGCCTGCTCTACCTGCAAAAGCGGGAGAGCCTCTCGGCCAGTGCAGACCAGGTTCTGGTCACGGTGGAAGAAGTGCAGGCCGAACTGCAAAAAATGAACCTGCCCCGGCGGCTGGACCAGCTCACGCTGGAAAAGCTGCTGCGCACCCTGCGCCGGTACAATCTGGCCCGGCCCGTGGGCCGTCTGACCGGGCTGGACAGCCGCATCGAGGTCTTCCCGACCGTGCTGCTGGCGCTGCCGGATGCCGACCTCGCCGATGCCGCTGCCGAGAGCAGCCGCACCCGGAACGAGCTGGCCCTGTACGAACGCCCGGAGGGCGAATCCAGTGCGGAGGATGAAGAATGA
- a CDS encoding Wadjet anti-phage system protein JetA family protein produces MQLFELVSPRLFRPLAGPNRAFYAELLLLLWEECRHTADYSISRAEAVSRAEDYFAALAKPLALDADDAGDEAEQPTRDPHLLALGFLLRLRRTGWLEEQPGSYEEEPSLAFVPEVTPLLEALEEILNPRVVTYTGKLYKAWQLLRGIGEEKSPYENVLREVASDLEALNKSLRALNASIGHYIDRLTRNRTPQEVLELFDQYEEKVVAAAYHRFKTSDNLFNYRAYLEEGLDDCEANYLPQLALDYARVERCAPNEAAPAVRALIQKQRDALEEMSGLMKQIDASHIRYRKRAVQRAQFLLLSDRSAQGSVTALLRRYAEEIKTPDQLFEPDDGPVAKHLHLYPVQVFGEKPLYPPAAPRSEVPLRPVETGTLDPEQLQKEQQLLLEYARMAVTEENVALLAQQALAARRQVAASTLADEYPSDFARIIGLHTYSQSPRRDYDIERTGKWVERGGFRFEEFILMPRKEEPHGRNE; encoded by the coding sequence ATGCAGCTGTTTGAACTGGTCTCCCCGCGTCTGTTCCGCCCGCTGGCGGGGCCGAACCGGGCGTTTTATGCCGAGCTGCTCCTGCTGCTGTGGGAGGAGTGCCGCCACACGGCGGATTACAGCATCTCCCGCGCCGAAGCCGTCTCCCGCGCGGAGGATTACTTTGCGGCGCTGGCAAAGCCGCTGGCGCTGGACGCCGACGACGCCGGAGACGAAGCCGAGCAGCCCACCCGCGACCCGCATCTGCTGGCGCTGGGCTTTCTGCTGCGGCTGCGGCGCACCGGCTGGCTGGAAGAGCAGCCCGGCAGCTATGAGGAGGAACCTTCGCTGGCCTTTGTGCCGGAGGTGACGCCTCTGCTGGAAGCGCTGGAAGAGATCCTGAACCCGCGCGTCGTCACCTATACCGGCAAGCTGTACAAGGCCTGGCAGCTGCTGCGAGGCATCGGGGAGGAGAAGAGCCCCTACGAGAACGTCCTGCGGGAGGTCGCGTCCGACCTCGAAGCGCTGAACAAGTCGCTCCGTGCGCTCAATGCCTCCATCGGCCACTACATCGACCGGCTCACCCGCAACCGCACCCCGCAGGAGGTGCTGGAACTGTTCGACCAGTACGAGGAAAAGGTCGTTGCGGCGGCATACCACCGGTTCAAGACCAGCGACAACCTGTTCAACTACCGCGCCTACCTCGAAGAGGGGCTGGACGACTGCGAGGCAAACTATCTGCCGCAGCTGGCGCTGGATTATGCCCGCGTGGAGCGCTGTGCGCCGAACGAGGCCGCCCCGGCGGTGCGGGCTCTCATCCAGAAGCAGCGGGATGCGCTGGAAGAGATGAGCGGCCTGATGAAGCAGATCGACGCCAGCCACATCCGCTACCGCAAGCGTGCCGTGCAGCGGGCGCAGTTTCTGCTGCTGAGCGACCGCTCGGCGCAGGGCAGCGTCACGGCGCTGCTCCGCCGCTATGCCGAGGAGATCAAGACGCCGGACCAGCTGTTCGAACCGGATGACGGCCCGGTGGCAAAGCATCTGCACCTTTACCCGGTGCAGGTCTTCGGCGAAAAGCCGCTCTACCCGCCCGCCGCGCCCCGCAGCGAGGTGCCGCTCAGGCCGGTGGAGACCGGAACGCTGGACCCGGAACAGCTGCAAAAGGAGCAGCAGCTCCTGCTGGAATACGCCCGGATGGCTGTGACCGAAGAGAACGTGGCCCTGCTGGCGCAGCAGGCCCTTGCCGCCCGCAGGCAGGTGGCGGCGTCCACGCTGGCCGACGAATATCCCAGCGACTTTGCCCGCATCATCGGCCTGCACACCTACTCGCAGTCGCCGCGGCGGGACTATGACATCGAACGGACCGGGAAGTGGGTCGAGCGGGGCGGCTTCCGGTTCGAAGAATTTATCCTGATGCCCCGCAAGGAGGAACCCCATGGCCGAAACGAATAA